A stretch of the Sinorhizobium alkalisoli genome encodes the following:
- a CDS encoding M81 family metallopeptidase, with protein sequence MRIAVGGIHTECSTYSPVLMTVDDFRILRGEELLQVGAFSFVEADGVEPLPLLHARAVPGGPVSQPAYNVLKREFLDRLRSALPIDGLYLAMHGAMNVDGMDDAEGDWITSARAIVGPDCPVAVSYDLHGNVSQRVVDAIDIFAAYRTAPHIDTVETMVRAWSMLVKACGKGMRPGVAWAPVPVLLPGERTSTEDEPAANLYRALAEIDRRPGILDANLMVGYVWADEPRATACAVITGLERVAASKAAEEIAASYWNARKKFRFGPVTGPLEDMLAIAERSTNRPVILADSGDNPTGGGVGDRTDVLKALLARDWTDALIAGIADRPAVDACFAAGEGDCLNLSIGGSLDRSSASVAVTAEVVRLDNPGASAERQAVIRVGGIMAVLSARRRPYHALEDFRRLGLEPEAMRLLVVKSGYLSPELAPIAKPNLMALTDGVVNQDIASLACERRRRPMFPFDSEFEFVPRSRLSRRWSES encoded by the coding sequence ATGCGGATCGCCGTCGGTGGTATTCATACGGAGTGCAGCACCTACTCGCCGGTTCTGATGACCGTCGACGATTTCCGGATCCTGAGGGGTGAAGAATTGCTGCAGGTCGGTGCCTTCAGCTTTGTCGAGGCGGATGGCGTGGAGCCTCTTCCACTCCTCCATGCGCGGGCCGTGCCCGGCGGCCCGGTATCCCAACCGGCCTATAACGTTCTCAAGAGGGAGTTTCTGGACCGGCTTCGCTCTGCCCTGCCGATCGACGGGCTCTATCTCGCCATGCATGGCGCAATGAACGTCGACGGCATGGACGATGCCGAGGGCGACTGGATCACTTCCGCTCGCGCGATCGTTGGCCCCGATTGCCCGGTCGCGGTCAGCTACGACCTGCACGGCAATGTCAGTCAGCGGGTCGTCGATGCGATCGACATTTTCGCAGCCTACCGGACCGCGCCGCATATCGACACGGTCGAAACCATGGTCAGGGCCTGGTCGATGCTGGTCAAGGCGTGCGGCAAGGGAATGCGTCCCGGCGTTGCCTGGGCGCCGGTGCCGGTGCTGCTGCCGGGCGAGCGCACCTCGACAGAAGACGAGCCGGCGGCAAATCTCTATCGTGCGCTGGCGGAAATCGACAGGCGTCCTGGCATCCTCGATGCCAACCTGATGGTCGGCTACGTCTGGGCGGACGAGCCGCGGGCGACCGCCTGCGCCGTCATCACCGGTCTCGAGAGGGTCGCGGCCTCGAAAGCGGCGGAAGAAATCGCCGCAAGCTATTGGAATGCACGGAAGAAGTTTCGTTTTGGGCCTGTCACAGGCCCGCTCGAGGATATGCTCGCCATCGCCGAAAGGTCGACCAACAGACCCGTCATTCTCGCCGATTCCGGCGACAACCCGACCGGGGGCGGCGTCGGTGACCGCACCGATGTGCTGAAGGCGCTTCTGGCTCGCGACTGGACGGACGCCTTGATCGCCGGCATTGCGGATCGGCCGGCCGTAGACGCCTGTTTCGCAGCCGGCGAGGGTGACTGCCTGAACCTGAGCATCGGCGGCAGTCTCGATCGATCGAGCGCGAGCGTTGCGGTGACGGCCGAGGTCGTGCGGCTTGATAATCCGGGCGCTTCGGCGGAGCGGCAGGCGGTGATCCGGGTCGGGGGAATCATGGCCGTCCTGTCGGCGCGGCGCCGGCCTTATCACGCGCTGGAGGATTTCCGGCGTCTCGGCCTCGAGCCGGAGGCCATGCGGCTGCTCGTCGTGAAGTCCGGTTATCTCTCGCCGGAACTGGCGCCGATTGCCAAGCCCAACCTGATGGCGCTGACGGACGGCGTCGTCAATCAGGACATAGCGAGCCTCGCCTGCGAACGCCGCCGACGCCCGATGTTCCCTTTCGATTCCGAATTCGAGTTCGTGCCGAGGTCGCGCCTGTCGAGACGGTGGAGCGAGAGCTGA
- a CDS encoding beta-N-acetylhexosaminidase → MQPVSYRLESAWQPEGGANGRFTFTFFNLSEAPLSGFRLVYTSLTRVIDPSACENAIFLRRNANFHEFAPPDDLTLQPGEAWFFTVGGLHRQAKHCVDGAKSAYLTLSDGRHLPVAVSDLQLDGAKSEPPPARLPEGRLELPFSLQPWPAAIDAEPGEGLPVVLFPAEGSRSQDIAAMSDVLALFHRLFPAGHAPFSLAPSAQGRSVAFAQKEHLGQEAYDLEFSGGEIRLGYGSPAGRQYGLTTLAQLLDGARHHPGTFRFPASGTIRDAPRYGWRGCHLDVSRQFYPTADVLRLIDILAWFKLNIFHWHLTDDEAWRLEIKAFPTLTTLGVLRGPDEPLLPQLGNGAEPVGGYYGQEDVREIVAHAAALNVEVVPEIDIPGHSTAVLAALPELADGQEAPESYHSVQGYPNNALNPAVPLTYEFLAKVFDEMVDLFPSRYIHIGGDEVADGSWLASPKARRLMEEEGISGTFSLQSFFLKKVKQMLTARGRSLVGWNEVAHGGGVGAEDTLLMAWENPKVGIDLARDGYDVVMTPGQAYYLDMAQADAWQEPGASWAGTSTPEHTYAYEAEGEFPKELRSRMRGVQACIWSEHFLSRGYFNRLVFPRLPAIAEAAWTPKDKKDWLRFAAIAPLSPML, encoded by the coding sequence ATGCAGCCGGTCTCTTATCGCCTCGAATCTGCCTGGCAGCCGGAAGGCGGCGCCAATGGACGCTTCACCTTCACCTTTTTCAATCTGTCGGAGGCGCCGCTCAGCGGCTTTCGTCTGGTCTATACCTCACTCACCCGCGTCATCGATCCGAGCGCTTGCGAGAATGCGATTTTCCTGCGCCGCAATGCCAATTTCCATGAATTCGCGCCGCCGGACGATCTGACGCTGCAGCCGGGAGAAGCCTGGTTCTTCACCGTCGGCGGCCTGCACCGGCAGGCGAAACATTGCGTGGACGGGGCGAAGTCGGCCTATCTGACGCTTTCGGATGGCCGGCATCTGCCGGTCGCGGTTTCGGATCTGCAATTGGACGGAGCGAAAAGCGAGCCCCCGCCTGCACGGCTGCCGGAAGGGCGGTTGGAGCTCCCGTTTTCGCTGCAGCCCTGGCCGGCCGCAATCGACGCGGAGCCGGGGGAGGGACTGCCGGTGGTTCTCTTTCCGGCGGAGGGCAGCCGCTCGCAGGACATCGCGGCGATGTCGGACGTTCTCGCTCTCTTCCATCGGCTGTTTCCCGCAGGGCATGCCCCCTTCAGTCTCGCGCCCTCGGCACAGGGGCGGTCGGTTGCGTTTGCGCAGAAAGAACATCTGGGACAGGAGGCCTATGACCTTGAGTTCTCCGGTGGGGAGATCCGGCTCGGCTACGGCTCACCCGCAGGCCGCCAATACGGGTTGACGACACTGGCGCAGCTTCTCGACGGCGCGCGCCATCACCCGGGGACGTTCCGTTTTCCGGCTTCCGGCACGATCCGCGACGCTCCGCGCTATGGCTGGCGCGGTTGCCATCTCGATGTCTCCAGGCAATTCTATCCGACGGCAGACGTGCTGCGGCTGATCGACATTCTCGCCTGGTTCAAGCTCAACATCTTCCATTGGCACCTGACGGACGACGAGGCCTGGCGGCTGGAGATCAAGGCCTTTCCGACTTTGACGACACTCGGGGTCTTGCGCGGGCCGGACGAGCCGCTGCTGCCGCAACTCGGCAACGGCGCCGAACCGGTCGGCGGCTATTATGGCCAGGAGGATGTCCGGGAAATCGTCGCCCATGCGGCGGCGCTGAATGTCGAGGTCGTTCCGGAGATCGACATTCCCGGCCACAGCACCGCCGTGCTCGCCGCGCTTCCGGAACTCGCCGACGGGCAGGAGGCACCGGAAAGCTACCACTCCGTCCAGGGTTACCCGAACAATGCGCTCAACCCTGCGGTCCCGCTGACCTACGAGTTCCTCGCGAAAGTCTTCGATGAAATGGTCGATCTCTTTCCGAGCCGCTATATCCATATCGGCGGTGACGAGGTAGCGGACGGATCCTGGCTAGCCTCCCCGAAAGCCCGCAGGCTGATGGAAGAGGAGGGCATTTCCGGCACTTTTTCGCTGCAGTCCTTTTTCCTGAAGAAAGTGAAACAGATGCTGACGGCGCGCGGCCGTAGCCTCGTTGGCTGGAACGAGGTCGCCCATGGCGGCGGCGTCGGTGCCGAGGACACGCTCTTGATGGCCTGGGAAAATCCGAAGGTCGGCATCGATCTGGCGCGCGACGGCTATGATGTCGTCATGACCCCGGGCCAGGCCTACTACCTCGATATGGCGCAGGCGGACGCCTGGCAGGAGCCAGGTGCAAGTTGGGCGGGAACGTCAACGCCGGAACACACATATGCCTACGAAGCCGAGGGCGAATTTCCCAAGGAACTGAGGAGCCGGATGAGGGGCGTGCAGGCCTGCATCTGGTCCGAGCACTTTCTTTCGCGCGGCTATTTCAACCGGCTGGTCTTCCCGCGCCTGCCGGCGATTGCCGAGGCGGCCTGGACGCCGAAGGACAAAAAAGACTGGCTGCGTTTCGCGGCGATCGCGCCCTTGAGCCCAATGCTGTGA
- a CDS encoding SDR family oxidoreductase has protein sequence MATTANFLEIDMPGQARSTRSVAIVTGAAGDIGRAISLRLSDGHDVIVLADLDGEAAGGLARDLGEGRFVAIACDVTEAASVAAMATAAAGLGTVTTLVNNAGGARAVSLQETTPEVWRGDNALNLEAAFLCFRAVEDMLKESRGSVVNIASVNAVGVFGHPAYSAAKAGLLHLTRLIAVEYGKFGIRANAVAPGTVRTHAWEARARANPQVFEEAQRWYPLQRIVNPEDVANAVHFLAGPQASAITGVCLPVDCGLTAGQAELARTFSQSSHY, from the coding sequence ATGGCGACGACCGCCAACTTCTTGGAGATTGATATGCCAGGGCAAGCCCGCTCGACTAGATCCGTTGCGATCGTCACCGGCGCCGCCGGCGACATCGGGCGTGCCATCAGTTTGCGGCTGAGCGACGGCCACGATGTTATCGTGCTCGCCGACCTTGACGGCGAAGCCGCCGGTGGGCTTGCCCGTGATCTCGGCGAGGGCCGTTTCGTGGCGATCGCCTGCGATGTCACCGAGGCCGCGAGCGTAGCGGCCATGGCGACAGCGGCCGCGGGTCTCGGTACGGTGACAACGCTCGTCAACAATGCGGGCGGCGCCCGCGCCGTCAGCCTGCAGGAGACGACGCCGGAAGTCTGGCGGGGCGATAATGCGCTCAATCTGGAGGCCGCCTTCCTCTGCTTCCGAGCGGTCGAGGACATGCTGAAGGAGAGCCGCGGCTCCGTCGTCAACATCGCCTCGGTGAACGCTGTCGGCGTCTTCGGCCATCCGGCCTATAGCGCCGCCAAGGCGGGCCTTCTGCACCTTACGAGGCTGATCGCCGTCGAATATGGAAAATTCGGCATACGGGCGAATGCCGTGGCGCCGGGCACGGTGCGCACGCACGCGTGGGAGGCGCGTGCCCGGGCCAACCCGCAAGTCTTCGAAGAGGCGCAGCGCTGGTATCCGCTGCAGCGCATCGTCAATCCCGAGGACGTCGCCAATGCCGTGCACTTCCTGGCAGGACCGCAGGCGAGTGCCATCACGGGCGTCTGCCTGCCGGTCGATTGCGGGCTCACCGCCGGGCAGGCCGAGCTTGCCCGCACATTTTCGCAGTCCAGCCACTATTGA
- a CDS encoding MurR/RpiR family transcriptional regulator — MDIFATLQEEKERLSQSESRIAEILFTDFEFAVNASIIELAGRADVSPPTVTRFCRRLGCESFSDFKVQLARTAYVGMRYLKPEPKSQEPADVAQDIIGKAQNALFLLHRSLDVAAVAEAADRMAAAEMIYAFGSGGNSSMIAGELQNRLFRLGLRITSSSDHSMQLMMAAAAKPRDVIIGSSFSGRNAELVRAFTLAREAKVLTIALTQSDSPVAASADIAVPVDLPEGNNIYRPTSTRIAYLALVDILASLVAYRVQPQATETLRRIKQQLVTHRDGDDRQLLGD; from the coding sequence ATGGACATTTTTGCGACATTGCAGGAGGAAAAGGAGCGGCTGTCCCAGTCGGAAAGCCGCATCGCCGAAATCCTGTTCACGGATTTCGAGTTCGCCGTAAACGCATCGATCATCGAGCTGGCGGGCCGGGCGGACGTCTCGCCGCCGACCGTCACGCGTTTTTGCCGGCGTTTGGGCTGCGAGAGCTTTTCCGATTTCAAGGTTCAGCTCGCCCGTACCGCCTATGTCGGCATGAGGTATCTCAAGCCCGAGCCGAAGAGCCAGGAGCCGGCCGATGTCGCGCAGGATATCATCGGCAAGGCGCAGAACGCGCTGTTCCTCTTGCACCGGTCGCTCGACGTGGCGGCGGTCGCCGAGGCGGCCGACCGGATGGCCGCCGCCGAGATGATCTATGCCTTCGGTTCCGGAGGCAATTCCTCGATGATCGCGGGCGAGTTGCAGAACCGCCTCTTCCGCCTCGGCCTGCGCATCACGTCGAGTTCCGACCACAGCATGCAATTGATGATGGCGGCAGCGGCGAAGCCGAGAGACGTGATTATCGGCTCTTCCTTTTCGGGGCGAAATGCGGAACTTGTGCGCGCCTTCACGCTCGCCCGCGAGGCGAAGGTTTTGACGATCGCGCTGACGCAGAGCGACAGTCCGGTTGCCGCTTCCGCCGATATCGCCGTTCCGGTCGATCTGCCGGAGGGCAACAACATCTATCGTCCGACATCCACCCGCATCGCCTATCTGGCGCTGGTCGACATCCTCGCAAGCCTCGTCGCCTACCGGGTGCAGCCGCAGGCGACCGAGACGCTCAGACGCATCAAGCAGCAATTGGTGACGCACAGGGATGGCGACGACCGCCAACTTCTTGGAGATTGA
- a CDS encoding M81 family metallopeptidase — protein sequence MRIFTAALATETNTFSPICIDRRAFEASLYAPPGKHPETPTLCTAPITVGRRVAAERGWRLIEGTAAWADPAGLVNRVTYETLRDEILGQLRAAQPVDAVVLGLHGAMVADGYEDTEGDLLARVREIVGPDVLVCAELDPHSHLTGSRVAAADFFVFFKEFPHTDFVDRAEDLWRIAVDTLEGRVRPVMSVFDCRMIDVFPTSREPMRSFVDKLMRIEKEDPEVLSLSVVHGFMAGDVPEMGTKIVAVTNARPDKGQELARNLGLELFAKRGMFRMPEIDARQAVAEAIATPVGPVVIADMWDNPGGGTAGDATVVLQELLASGVTDAAIGTIWDPMAVRICMAAGEGAEIPLRFGAKSAPGTGNPIDGIVNVVRLVRNAEMRFGESLAPFGDAAHIRYRGIDIILNSTRAQGFDPSLFSVMGIDPRSKKVLVIKSTNHFYASFSKIAAKILYCSAGSPYPNDPTRTPYRRAPRDIWPIASDPHAKRGAA from the coding sequence TTGCGGATCTTCACGGCGGCGCTTGCGACCGAAACGAACACCTTCTCCCCCATCTGCATCGACAGGCGCGCCTTTGAAGCCTCGCTCTATGCGCCGCCCGGCAAGCATCCCGAGACGCCGACGCTCTGCACGGCGCCGATCACCGTCGGTCGACGCGTGGCCGCGGAAAGGGGCTGGCGCCTGATCGAGGGAACGGCCGCCTGGGCGGATCCCGCCGGTCTGGTCAACCGTGTCACCTATGAGACGTTGCGTGACGAAATTCTCGGGCAGCTGCGCGCAGCACAACCCGTCGACGCCGTCGTGCTCGGTCTGCACGGCGCAATGGTCGCCGACGGCTACGAGGACACGGAGGGCGATCTTCTTGCCCGCGTGCGCGAGATCGTCGGCCCCGACGTGCTCGTCTGCGCCGAGCTCGACCCGCACAGCCACCTGACGGGAAGCCGTGTTGCGGCGGCCGACTTCTTCGTCTTCTTCAAGGAGTTCCCGCACACGGATTTCGTCGACCGCGCCGAGGATCTCTGGCGCATTGCCGTCGACACGCTCGAAGGCCGTGTGCGGCCGGTCATGTCGGTTTTCGACTGCCGGATGATCGACGTCTTTCCGACGTCCCGCGAACCGATGCGCAGCTTCGTCGACAAGCTCATGCGGATCGAGAAGGAGGATCCGGAGGTGCTGTCGCTTTCGGTGGTGCACGGCTTCATGGCCGGAGATGTGCCGGAGATGGGCACGAAAATAGTTGCGGTGACGAATGCCCGCCCGGACAAGGGCCAGGAACTTGCCAGGAACCTTGGTCTCGAGCTCTTCGCCAAGCGCGGAATGTTCCGCATGCCCGAGATCGACGCGCGCCAGGCGGTCGCCGAGGCAATCGCAACGCCCGTCGGACCGGTGGTGATCGCCGACATGTGGGATAATCCCGGTGGCGGCACGGCCGGCGATGCCACTGTCGTGCTTCAGGAACTGCTCGCCAGCGGCGTCACCGATGCGGCGATTGGCACCATCTGGGATCCGATGGCGGTGCGGATCTGCATGGCCGCCGGCGAAGGGGCGGAGATTCCGTTGCGCTTCGGGGCAAAATCCGCGCCGGGAACCGGCAATCCGATCGACGGTATCGTGAACGTCGTGCGTCTAGTCCGCAACGCTGAAATGCGCTTCGGCGAGAGCTTGGCGCCCTTCGGGGACGCCGCGCACATCCGCTATCGCGGCATCGACATCATCCTGAATTCGACCCGCGCCCAGGGTTTCGACCCCAGCCTCTTCTCGGTCATGGGCATCGATCCGCGATCGAAGAAAGTACTCGTCATCAAGTCCACGAACCATTTCTACGCCTCGTTTTCGAAGATCGCCGCGAAGATCCTTTATTGCTCGGCGGGAAGTCCCTACCCCAACGACCCGACCAGAACGCCCTACCGCCGCGCACCCCGCGACATTTGGCCGATCGCCAGCGATCCTCATGCGAAGCGAGGCGCGGCTTGA
- the gcvA gene encoding transcriptional regulator GcvA, with translation MRASTTMPPLQALRVFEAVGRLSSFRRAGEELLITQSAVSHHIKQLEDTLGLRLFIRRAKSIELTPEGAAYLARTNEAFGIITSATYQMRRQAGRRRVRVSVLPSFAANWLVSRLSRFMHEYPDIEVELEPTLRLTDFAADEVDLAIRFGAGRWQGVRAERLMNEELSPVLSPDLFGDGSRFADPADLLSETLLDSMNPFEWELWLDEAGLDHRQARVLQLTDYNIALQAALNGQGVAIGRLLLVGDHIAAGRLLRPFPLIVRSENTAYWLVIPENGRLSAAAEVFALWLKGEAGYQPQK, from the coding sequence ATGCGTGCATCGACTACCATGCCGCCGCTGCAGGCGCTGCGCGTCTTCGAGGCGGTAGGCCGACTATCGAGTTTCCGTCGCGCCGGTGAGGAGTTGCTCATTACGCAAAGCGCCGTGAGCCACCACATCAAACAACTCGAGGACACGCTCGGCTTGCGCCTGTTCATCCGAAGGGCCAAGAGCATAGAATTGACGCCCGAGGGTGCCGCCTACCTCGCGCGTACGAACGAAGCATTCGGAATCATCACGAGCGCCACCTACCAGATGCGCCGGCAGGCGGGAAGGAGGAGGGTGCGCGTCAGCGTTCTGCCGTCCTTTGCGGCCAACTGGCTCGTTTCCCGCTTATCGCGATTCATGCACGAGTATCCCGATATCGAGGTCGAACTCGAGCCGACGTTGCGCCTCACCGATTTCGCTGCCGACGAGGTTGATCTCGCCATCCGCTTCGGCGCCGGCAGATGGCAGGGGGTGAGGGCCGAGCGATTGATGAACGAAGAATTGAGCCCGGTGCTCAGCCCGGATCTTTTCGGTGACGGTTCGCGCTTCGCCGACCCGGCGGACCTGCTATCCGAGACATTGCTCGACTCCATGAATCCGTTTGAATGGGAGCTCTGGTTGGACGAGGCCGGCCTCGATCACCGGCAGGCCCGCGTGCTGCAGTTGACGGATTACAACATCGCTCTCCAGGCAGCTCTCAATGGTCAGGGCGTGGCGATCGGCCGTTTGCTCCTCGTTGGCGATCATATCGCGGCGGGGCGGTTGCTGCGCCCATTCCCGCTGATCGTCCGATCCGAGAATACGGCCTATTGGCTGGTCATCCCCGAAAACGGCCGGCTTAGCGCTGCGGCGGAAGTCTTCGCATTATGGCTGAAGGGAGAGGCCGGCTATCAGCCCCAAAAATAA
- a CDS encoding RidA family protein, with amino-acid sequence MSDTFASRLAALGHSLPEPSSPVANYVSAVRAGNLLIVSGQISVRNDAVLTGAVGAGVSPEQGRLAAECAAVGVIAQIAAATDGSLASVRRIARLGVFIASAPDFSDHSQVANGASDVFVGVFGEAGRHARAAVGVASLPAGATVEVDALVELEPAA; translated from the coding sequence ATGTCAGACACATTTGCATCCAGACTTGCAGCACTCGGCCATTCCTTGCCGGAGCCTTCGTCCCCCGTGGCCAACTACGTCTCTGCGGTCAGAGCGGGTAACTTGCTGATCGTCTCGGGTCAGATCAGCGTGAGGAATGACGCGGTGCTGACGGGAGCGGTCGGAGCAGGCGTTTCGCCGGAGCAGGGTCGCCTCGCTGCAGAATGCGCAGCGGTCGGTGTCATCGCGCAGATCGCCGCCGCAACCGACGGATCGCTCGCAAGCGTCCGGCGCATCGCTCGCCTCGGTGTCTTCATCGCGTCGGCCCCGGACTTCTCGGACCATTCGCAAGTCGCCAATGGTGCTTCAGACGTGTTCGTCGGTGTCTTCGGGGAAGCGGGGCGGCACGCCCGCGCCGCGGTCGGCGTCGCGTCCTTGCCGGCCGGCGCGACCGTGGAGGTCGACGCGCTTGTGGAACTGGAGCCCGCGGCATGA
- a CDS encoding aminotransferase class V-fold PLP-dependent enzyme produces MNTFDVEELRSETPGCEFGVHFNHSGASLPSRPTLETIWRYLHREAVDGPMETAIDAGPLLEDVRADAASLIGATPDEMAFMGSGSAAWGAAFAALPPLAAGDRILVGRQEWGGNLATMQAAAARTGARVETIPAREDGGIDASALANLIDDRVRLVSLTWLPANGGLINDAAAVGCVTKAAGIPYFIDAAQALGQIPIHVGALGCDALTAAGRKFLRGPRGTAILYVRRAFLQRLTPSYLDVVSGPIVDGVVAMRNDARRFEASENSPALLLGLGTAIRQAKAIGINIIHERITTLAGTLRDNLRSIPKVTVRDLGTDLSGIVSFTIDGVPASEIRVALAERQIATGANGVPYTPLDMTARRLDQVARASVSYLNTPSEVALLSDAVAALAARA; encoded by the coding sequence ATGAACACATTCGACGTGGAAGAGCTCCGCTCCGAAACGCCTGGCTGCGAGTTTGGCGTGCACTTCAATCACTCCGGCGCCTCGCTGCCTTCCCGGCCGACCCTCGAGACGATCTGGCGTTACCTGCACAGGGAAGCGGTCGATGGACCGATGGAAACTGCGATCGATGCGGGTCCGCTATTGGAGGATGTTCGAGCCGATGCGGCTAGTTTAATCGGCGCCACACCAGACGAGATGGCCTTCATGGGCAGCGGAAGTGCCGCCTGGGGCGCTGCTTTCGCGGCGCTGCCGCCGCTTGCCGCCGGCGATCGTATCCTGGTTGGTCGTCAGGAATGGGGTGGCAATCTTGCCACGATGCAGGCAGCCGCCGCGCGCACCGGAGCACGCGTCGAGACCATTCCGGCGCGCGAAGACGGGGGCATCGACGCCTCCGCGCTCGCAAACCTGATCGATGATCGCGTGCGTCTCGTCTCGTTGACATGGCTTCCGGCGAATGGTGGCTTGATCAACGATGCCGCAGCGGTCGGATGTGTCACCAAGGCGGCAGGCATTCCCTACTTCATCGACGCGGCGCAGGCTCTTGGCCAGATCCCCATCCACGTCGGCGCCCTCGGCTGCGACGCCCTGACGGCGGCCGGGCGGAAGTTCCTGCGCGGTCCTCGTGGCACGGCGATCCTTTATGTTCGGCGAGCATTCCTGCAGCGATTGACTCCGTCTTATCTGGACGTCGTTTCCGGCCCGATCGTCGACGGCGTAGTGGCCATGCGCAACGATGCGCGCCGCTTCGAAGCCAGCGAGAATTCACCAGCCCTGCTTCTCGGCCTCGGCACTGCAATCCGTCAGGCAAAGGCAATCGGGATCAACATAATTCACGAGAGGATCACAACGCTCGCAGGCACGCTGCGGGACAACCTGCGCAGCATTCCGAAAGTGACCGTCCGCGATCTCGGCACGGATCTTTCCGGCATCGTCTCCTTCACTATTGATGGCGTACCGGCGAGCGAAATCCGCGTAGCGCTTGCCGAAAGACAGATTGCGACCGGCGCCAACGGCGTCCCCTACACGCCGCTCGACATGACGGCACGCCGGCTGGACCAGGTCGCGCGCGCGTCGGTCAGCTATCTCAACACTCCATCCGAGGTGGCCCTGCTTTCCGATGCAGTCGCAGCGCTGGCCGCAAGAGCATGA
- a CDS encoding SDR family oxidoreductase produces MDLGIKGKRALVCAGSKGLGRGVAEKLAEAGVILTLNAREPKQLRETARAISETYGTQVEIVAADVTTEEGRNALLRQEPKPDILITNAGGPPPGDWSSVTEANWQEAIRSNMLAPILLMKAVLPGMIARKWGRIVNITSASVKSPIPQLCLSNGARSGLTGFVAGTARQVARHGVVINNLLPGSHDTERLEKLLEKTAKARGISLDEARAEEYAHNPTGRVGTPEEFGAAAAFLCSQYAGYIVGQNLLIDGGAFNSTF; encoded by the coding sequence ATGGACTTGGGTATCAAAGGAAAACGAGCACTCGTTTGCGCTGGTTCAAAGGGCTTGGGGCGAGGCGTGGCGGAGAAGCTCGCCGAGGCGGGCGTCATCCTGACGCTCAATGCCCGCGAGCCGAAGCAGCTTCGCGAGACGGCCCGGGCCATCAGCGAAACCTACGGCACGCAGGTGGAGATCGTCGCTGCAGACGTGACGACGGAGGAAGGCCGCAATGCGCTCCTTCGCCAGGAGCCGAAGCCCGACATTCTCATCACCAATGCCGGCGGCCCGCCGCCCGGCGATTGGTCGAGCGTCACCGAGGCCAATTGGCAGGAGGCGATAAGGTCCAATATGCTCGCCCCGATCCTGTTGATGAAAGCGGTGCTCCCGGGCATGATCGCGCGGAAATGGGGCCGGATCGTCAATATCACCTCCGCCTCGGTCAAATCGCCGATCCCGCAGCTCTGTCTCTCGAACGGCGCCCGCAGCGGCTTGACCGGTTTTGTCGCCGGCACCGCGCGCCAGGTGGCCCGTCACGGCGTCGTCATCAACAACCTGCTCCCGGGCTCGCACGACACGGAACGGCTGGAAAAACTGCTCGAGAAGACGGCCAAGGCGCGGGGAATATCGCTCGACGAGGCGCGCGCCGAGGAATATGCGCACAATCCGACGGGACGCGTCGGCACCCCGGAAGAATTCGGCGCCGCGGCGGCATTTCTCTGCAGTCAATATGCCGGCTATATCGTCGGGCAGAACCTGCTGATCGATGGCGGAGCGTTCAACTCGACCTTCTGA
- a CDS encoding GNAT family N-acetyltransferase, producing the protein MPVGIRLLVPDDIEIFQRIRLEALRAEPDCFASSVEDWEKLSDDEWRRRLVDGSVFAGFRGEDPVGIMGLLRERAKNMAHRATLVMVYVRQDSRGTGLATSLLKAVTDHALAQGIRQLELAVSAENPKAIGFYRRNGFAQIGCIPGGCIRNGREVDDILMARRIVA; encoded by the coding sequence ATGCCCGTCGGCATCCGGCTGCTCGTCCCCGACGACATCGAAATCTTCCAGCGTATTCGGCTGGAGGCACTGCGTGCCGAGCCCGATTGCTTCGCCAGCAGCGTCGAGGACTGGGAGAAGTTGAGCGACGACGAGTGGCGGAGGCGACTGGTCGACGGTTCCGTATTCGCCGGTTTTCGTGGCGAGGATCCGGTCGGCATCATGGGTTTGCTGCGCGAACGGGCGAAAAACATGGCGCATCGCGCAACGCTGGTGATGGTCTATGTGCGCCAGGATTCCCGCGGGACGGGGCTCGCGACCAGCCTTCTCAAGGCCGTGACCGATCACGCGCTCGCCCAGGGAATCCGCCAATTGGAACTGGCGGTCAGCGCCGAGAATCCGAAGGCGATCGGCTTCTACCGCCGGAACGGCTTTGCACAGATCGGCTGCATTCCCGGCGGTTGCATCCGCAACGGCCGGGAAGTGGATGACATCCTCATGGCGCGACGCATCGTGGCGTGA